A DNA window from Callospermophilus lateralis isolate mCalLat2 chromosome X, mCalLat2.hap1, whole genome shotgun sequence contains the following coding sequences:
- the Ndufb11 gene encoding NADH dehydrogenase [ubiquinone] 1 beta subcomplex subunit 11, mitochondrial: MATELLGLCARRLLAAAAIRGLPAARVRWESSSSRAVVAPSAVAGKRPPEPTMRWQEDPEPEDENLYEKNPDSHGYDKDPVVDLWNMRVIFFFGVSIVLVLGTTFVAYLPDYRMREWARREAERLVKYREANGLPVMESNCFDPSKIQLPDDD, translated from the exons ATGGCGACCGAGCTGTTAGGTTTGTGCGCTCGCCGCCTTTTGGCGGCAGCAGCGATACGAGGGCTCCCCGCTGCCCGCGTTCGCTGGGAATCCAGCTCCTCAAGGGCTGTGGTCGCTCCGTCTGCTGTGGCGGGAAAGCGGCCGCCGGAACCGACCATGCGGTGGCAGGAGGACCCAGAACCCGAGGACGAGAACCTCTATGAGAAG AACCCAGACTCTCATGGTTACGACAAGGACCCTGTTGTGGACCTCTGGAACATGCGGGTTATCTTCTTCTTTGGTGTCTCAATTGTACTGGTCTTAGGCACCACCTTTGTGGCTTATCTGCCTGACTACAG GATGCGGGAGTGGGCCCGCCGAGAAGCTGAGAGGCTTGTGAAATACCGAGAGGCCAATGGCCTCCCCGTCATGGAATCCAACTGCTTTGACCCCAGCAAAATCCAGCTGCCTGATGATGACTGA